The sequence AAGACCTGAAAAACCTGAAAAAGGGTAAGAAAGAAAGGAAACGGGGAAACGAAAACAGTTCATTTCCCCGTCCGGGGAGTTATCCCTTTACTTGAAGGAAAGAACCTGCGGATTTAGGGACATGGAGACCAGGACCTTTTTCCGGAACACGCGGTTCCAGATGAAAGCCTTTCAGCCTTCTTTATTGTGTTCAAAAATACAACAGAAAATGGGACACCATTCTTTGACAAAATACAGCGTGCATGGTATTTGTTATTTGCTGTGTGATATATTTGACTTTCGCCAGTTGTTGTTTTTTGATTCACAACATATCAGACCGAGCATCCGTCCCGAACGCCGGGGAAAGGAGGCCTGCAGGGAATTCCGGCTCCATTCGCTAAGAAGGCCGTTTTTGGAGAGCACCCGGAAGGGTGTCCATGTCCAGCAGAAAAAGGAGATGACCATGGTGAATCAGCGATTAACCAAGATAGGCGTTTCAATCCTCATTCTTTTCGCCCTGATGCTTTCCCCCCTGTCCATGCAGACCGGTTTCGCCCAGAGCAAGGAAACCGATGCCGAAAAGGCACCCTTCATGTACTCCCTGGCGGCTACCTGGGAAGGGAAGGGAATCGTCCGGTACCGCATCGCCGTCCAGCCTGCGGAGGACACCGTTCTTGAAGGCCTGAAGATCGTTGCGGCAAACCCGGCGAAGGGGAAAGTTTCCGTGGTGACCGCCGGAGCGGCCGCAGCGGAGGACAAAGTGGTCCTCGCGATGGACAAGACAACCCCGGGAAAGGTACCCATGCTTGAGTACACCGTCCTCACAGACGCCGCAGGTCCAGACGCGGTGAAACCCGTCTCCGCGGAAATCTTCTGGAAGGACAACGGGAAGGACGTCTCGACGAAGACGGACGCCGTGGGCGGCGACGGTTTTGTGGGCGGCGAATGCACGGTCATCGACAAGTATGCCCGTACCCCCGAGCTTCCGAAGTATTACCCCTCCGGCAAGGACCTCGGTGTGCTGACCGGCTCGTGGTACGAGATGGGGGTCCAGTACGGCGAACGCTCCGGCCGTGAGATCGTCGATTTCTTCGACTACCGGTTCGGTGCCCACGTGGAGAAATACGGTCTCAAGCACCTGCTCGAGGATATCAGCCGCTACGAGGCCCAGGCGAAACTCTTCTTCCCCGAGGGACTCGAGTTCGCCAGGGGCATCGGCGACGGTGCAGAGAAATTCCTCTCCCAGTCGAAGTTCCACGGAGACATTTCCAACTACCTCAAGATCGTCTTCATGAACTGCGACAACTGCCTCTTCTACGGACACCCCGGACCTGCGGACGCCGACCACGGCCTTCCTCCCAGCAGGCTGGCCGACGTCAGGGAAACCTCACCGGTCCAGGACGCCTGCTCCATGATCGCCCTTCTCGGCTCGAAAGGAGCCACCGCCGACGGCACCTCCATGCTGGTCCACAACAACGACGGCGACTTCATCGACGAGACCTGGAGAT is a genomic window of Aminivibrio pyruvatiphilus containing:
- a CDS encoding C45 family autoproteolytic acyltransferase/hydolase; protein product: MNQRLTKIGVSILILFALMLSPLSMQTGFAQSKETDAEKAPFMYSLAATWEGKGIVRYRIAVQPAEDTVLEGLKIVAANPAKGKVSVVTAGAAAAEDKVVLAMDKTTPGKVPMLEYTVLTDAAGPDAVKPVSAEIFWKDNGKDVSTKTDAVGGDGFVGGECTVIDKYARTPELPKYYPSGKDLGVLTGSWYEMGVQYGERSGREIVDFFDYRFGAHVEKYGLKHLLEDISRYEAQAKLFFPEGLEFARGIGDGAEKFLSQSKFHGDISNYLKIVFMNCDNCLFYGHPGPADADHGLPPSRLADVRETSPVQDACSMIALLGSKGATADGTSMLVHNNDGDFIDETWRYTYIAAPTNGNAFWSSTTPGKFFDIMGANNQGLAMALTVGGNKTWIPSQNIYERAFGVTFQYILLKALSTAKSVPEALELVTVATPEYRKATGRKTLLRTRHNNYIMLDKNEALVVEVTANRYAVRRPGDYGEDPGYIVATNHFVADHSYDVNNEKTEFPMTFFGDDVYAPMSATRYYTGFWQAKMNFGKLDADKIRKIWTSHSYITKKGELVEKITDGKQWISAHLASNTVCSHDGGYPESYIGSTTDTKIVTVDFNQVRYSVGRPCEYEGMPRIFDLHPYK